Proteins from one Pontibacter korlensis genomic window:
- a CDS encoding M1 family metallopeptidase produces the protein MKKINRNILIAGIALIGAGEITSCSSTRASSNALPVETGVSKELADYRKQVLSQIAYNISLQIPQEKQQPIIGSETITFRLSDNSKPLQLDFKEVPDHLKEVWVNGAQLTAKLENEHIILPAKNLKVGENEVKINFIAGDLSLNRNQEYLYTLLVPDRARTVLPVFDQPNLKATFKLSLTLPKDWNALANGTLVDSTLSENSKSYTFATSDTIPTYLFSFAAGKFKHVQRDMKGRTMNFYHRETDTAKIRESMNPIFQLHSDALTFLEDYTQIPYPFQKFDFVAIPDFQYGGMEHVGAIQYKASTLFLDEGATKDQKISRSNLIAHETAHMWFGDLVTMQWFDDVWMKEVFANFMADKVTQVALENTNYDMKFLVDHFPAAYSIDRTTGANPIRQPLDNLQDAGSLYGSIIYHKAPIMMRQLERLMGEEELRKGLQEYLKTYAYQNATWPDLISLLDARTPADLAQWNQVWVNEPGRPVFTHELKTSNGKITQLRVSQKGEDGSDRVWPQFFELALVYPDRLEELTVDMTKSEVLIDAAEGKQVPQFILFNSTGQGYGVFPVEEAMLQRLYTLQDPVQRASAYINLYENMLNGRSQTPEQLLNFYQKGLTQEQEELNVKLLTGQLNDIFWVLLNPAQRQQYAAQLEQNLWQALEQNQATNVKKLLFKTYQSIALTKPAQERLYQVWQKQTPPAGVKLNEDDYTSLALALAVRDYPDQNILQQQLARIQNPDRKNRLEFMMPALSSDVQVRNAFFASLKEAENREKEAWVASALGYLHHPLRAKTSEKYLPQSLELLEEIQRTGDIFFPFNWLRATFGSYQTPEAANVVRDFLAAHPHYNPKLKAKILQAADNLFRAEKLVKQ, from the coding sequence ATGAAGAAAATAAACAGAAACATATTGATAGCCGGCATAGCTTTGATAGGAGCCGGCGAAATAACTTCCTGTAGCAGCACCCGTGCAAGCTCTAATGCCTTACCTGTTGAAACCGGTGTATCTAAAGAACTGGCAGACTACCGCAAGCAGGTGCTAAGCCAAATTGCCTACAACATCAGCCTGCAGATACCGCAGGAGAAACAGCAACCAATTATCGGTAGTGAGACGATTACGTTCAGGCTATCCGACAACAGCAAGCCACTGCAACTCGACTTTAAAGAGGTCCCTGACCACCTGAAAGAAGTATGGGTGAATGGTGCGCAATTGACCGCAAAACTAGAAAATGAACACATCATACTTCCGGCAAAAAACCTGAAGGTGGGCGAAAACGAAGTAAAGATAAACTTCATTGCCGGAGACTTGTCGCTGAACCGTAACCAGGAATACCTGTATACTTTGCTGGTGCCCGACCGTGCCCGTACTGTACTACCTGTATTTGACCAGCCAAACCTAAAGGCTACTTTCAAACTCAGCCTGACATTACCCAAAGACTGGAATGCGCTGGCAAATGGCACCCTGGTAGATTCCACTCTTTCCGAAAACAGCAAAAGCTATACTTTCGCTACCTCGGACACCATCCCGACTTATCTCTTTTCTTTTGCGGCAGGTAAGTTCAAGCACGTACAGCGCGACATGAAGGGCAGGACCATGAACTTCTACCACCGCGAAACTGATACAGCCAAGATACGCGAAAGTATGAATCCGATCTTCCAGCTTCACAGCGATGCTTTGACTTTTTTGGAAGATTATACCCAGATTCCCTACCCTTTCCAGAAGTTTGACTTTGTAGCGATACCAGATTTTCAGTATGGCGGTATGGAGCACGTGGGCGCGATACAGTATAAGGCCTCTACACTCTTTTTAGATGAAGGGGCTACCAAAGACCAGAAAATCTCCCGCTCTAACCTGATTGCACACGAAACGGCGCACATGTGGTTCGGAGACCTGGTGACCATGCAGTGGTTTGATGATGTGTGGATGAAGGAGGTGTTTGCCAACTTTATGGCCGACAAGGTAACACAGGTGGCACTGGAGAACACCAATTATGACATGAAGTTTCTGGTGGACCACTTTCCTGCCGCTTACAGCATCGACCGTACCACAGGAGCCAATCCAATACGCCAGCCCCTGGACAACCTGCAGGATGCCGGTTCTCTTTATGGCAGCATCATTTACCACAAAGCCCCCATTATGATGCGCCAGTTGGAGCGCCTGATGGGGGAAGAAGAGCTGCGAAAAGGATTACAGGAATACCTTAAAACCTACGCCTACCAAAACGCCACCTGGCCAGACCTTATCAGCCTTCTGGATGCCCGCACTCCAGCCGACCTGGCGCAGTGGAACCAGGTGTGGGTGAACGAACCAGGGCGCCCGGTATTTACGCATGAGCTAAAAACCAGCAATGGCAAGATAACGCAGCTGCGGGTATCACAGAAAGGAGAAGATGGCTCTGACAGAGTATGGCCACAGTTTTTCGAGCTAGCTTTGGTGTACCCGGACCGGTTGGAGGAATTGACAGTAGACATGACGAAAAGTGAGGTGCTAATAGATGCCGCAGAAGGTAAACAGGTGCCGCAGTTTATACTGTTCAACTCCACGGGGCAGGGCTACGGAGTGTTTCCAGTGGAGGAGGCGATGCTGCAGCGGCTGTATACTTTGCAAGACCCTGTACAGCGTGCCTCAGCCTACATAAATCTCTACGAGAATATGCTGAACGGGCGCAGCCAAACACCGGAGCAACTTCTCAATTTTTACCAGAAAGGGCTTACGCAGGAGCAGGAAGAGCTAAACGTTAAGCTACTAACCGGGCAACTGAACGATATTTTCTGGGTACTGCTAAACCCTGCACAGCGCCAGCAATATGCTGCACAGCTGGAGCAAAACCTGTGGCAGGCACTGGAGCAGAACCAGGCAACAAACGTAAAAAAGTTGCTGTTCAAGACCTATCAAAGTATAGCCCTTACTAAGCCAGCGCAAGAGAGGCTATACCAGGTATGGCAAAAGCAGACTCCTCCGGCGGGCGTGAAGCTAAATGAGGATGATTATACTTCGCTGGCGCTTGCACTGGCTGTGCGCGATTACCCGGACCAAAACATACTGCAGCAGCAATTGGCTCGCATACAGAACCCGGACCGCAAAAACCGTCTGGAGTTTATGATGCCGGCTCTGTCATCTGATGTGCAGGTTCGAAATGCTTTCTTCGCCTCTCTAAAAGAGGCAGAGAACCGTGAGAAAGAAGCTTGGGTAGCATCTGCTTTAGGATACCTACACCACCCACTGCGTGCCAAGACGTCTGAGAAGTATTTGCCTCAGAGCCTGGAGCTTTTGGAGGAGATTCAGCGCACTGGCGATATCTTCTTTCCATTTAATTGGCTTCGTGCCACCTTTGGCTCTTACCAAACACCAGAAGCAGCCAACGTTGTTCGTGATTTTCTGGCTGCACACCCCCATTATAACCCGAAGCTAAAAGCTAAAATTTTACAGGCTGCGGATAATCTTTTCCGGGCTGAGAAGCTGGTAAAGCAATAG
- a CDS encoding NRAMP family divalent metal transporter — MKKNWSVLLGAAFLMATSAVGPGFLTQTTVFTQQLAASFGFVILTSIILDIGVQLNVWRVIAVSEKRAQDIANMVLPGLGAFISLLIVLGGLAFNIGNVGGAGLGFNVLLGISSETGAMIAAAAAIAVFLVREAGKLMDRFAQVMGFLMILLIVYVAVTSAPPVGDALAKTFSPDEVDVLAIVTLVGGTVGGYITFAGGHRLLDAGVKGKESLGQVNTSAVSGITVASLIRIFLFLAALGVVSKGLVLDAANPPASVFRLSAGEVGYKLFGIVMLSAAVTSVIGSAYTSVSFIKSFSSTIRKYENWVIIGFIVVSTAVFVTIGQPVRLLILAGSLNGLILPISLGTMLFAAYRPAIVGQYRHPVLLTIFGVVVVLVMAYLGGYTLMQQLPKLFS; from the coding sequence ATGAAAAAAAACTGGAGCGTACTATTAGGTGCGGCCTTTTTGATGGCTACTTCTGCCGTTGGTCCCGGCTTCCTAACACAGACCACTGTATTTACGCAGCAGTTGGCGGCCAGCTTTGGCTTTGTTATACTCACCTCCATCATACTAGACATAGGGGTGCAGCTGAATGTGTGGCGGGTAATTGCGGTATCGGAAAAGCGGGCGCAGGATATCGCCAACATGGTACTTCCGGGTCTGGGAGCCTTTATCTCCCTCCTGATCGTGCTAGGAGGTTTGGCTTTTAATATTGGTAATGTTGGCGGTGCCGGACTAGGCTTTAACGTGCTGCTGGGAATTTCTTCAGAGACAGGAGCTATGATAGCTGCCGCTGCTGCGATTGCTGTTTTCCTGGTACGAGAAGCTGGTAAGCTAATGGATCGCTTCGCCCAGGTAATGGGCTTTCTGATGATCCTGTTAATAGTATATGTAGCCGTTACTTCTGCTCCGCCTGTAGGAGATGCCCTTGCTAAAACCTTTTCACCGGACGAGGTAGATGTGCTGGCCATCGTGACCTTAGTAGGTGGCACGGTGGGTGGCTATATTACGTTTGCAGGCGGTCACCGTTTGCTGGATGCAGGTGTGAAAGGAAAGGAGTCGCTGGGGCAGGTAAATACCAGTGCGGTGTCAGGCATAACGGTAGCTTCGCTTATCAGGATCTTTCTTTTTCTGGCAGCCCTGGGGGTAGTAAGTAAAGGATTGGTGTTAGATGCTGCCAACCCGCCAGCCTCTGTGTTCAGGCTATCGGCTGGAGAAGTAGGGTACAAGCTCTTTGGCATTGTGATGCTTTCGGCAGCGGTTACCTCTGTTATTGGCTCGGCTTATACCTCCGTATCCTTCATCAAATCCTTTAGTAGCACCATCCGCAAGTATGAGAATTGGGTGATCATTGGATTTATAGTTGTGTCCACAGCTGTTTTCGTAACCATAGGCCAGCCGGTGCGCCTGCTTATACTTGCCGGTTCCTTAAATGGTCTTATTCTGCCCATCTCTTTGGGTACTATGCTCTTTGCAGCCTACCGTCCTGCCATTGTTGGCCAGTACCGGCACCCAGTACTGCTTACTATTTTCGGAGTAGTGGTAGTGCTGGTGATGGCTTATCTTGGTGGCTACACGCTAATGCAACAGCTCCCGAAACTTTTTAGCTAA
- the yjjX gene encoding inosine/xanthosine triphosphatase — protein sequence MNTSSRKVVIASKNPVKINAALDGLQRMFPEAEFIPEPANVASGVADQPMSDQETLQGALNRVAKAKAAYPDADYWVGIEGGVEATNGELAAFAWVVVQDREQLGKARSGAFFLPKAVQQLVEQGIELGEADDQVFGHSNSKQKGGAIGILTQNVLDRRELYEQAVVLALVPFRNKELYLNPPLKQQV from the coding sequence ATGAATACCTCATCACGTAAAGTAGTTATTGCCTCTAAAAACCCGGTAAAGATTAATGCAGCACTGGATGGCTTGCAGCGTATGTTTCCGGAGGCGGAGTTTATACCTGAACCAGCTAATGTTGCCTCTGGCGTAGCTGACCAACCCATGTCAGACCAGGAGACGCTGCAGGGAGCACTGAATCGTGTTGCCAAGGCTAAGGCTGCGTACCCTGATGCTGATTATTGGGTGGGAATAGAAGGTGGAGTAGAGGCCACAAACGGAGAGTTGGCAGCTTTTGCATGGGTTGTGGTGCAGGACCGGGAGCAGTTGGGCAAAGCTCGCTCCGGAGCTTTCTTTCTGCCAAAGGCGGTGCAGCAACTCGTAGAGCAGGGGATAGAGTTAGGTGAGGCTGACGACCAGGTGTTTGGCCACTCTAACTCCAAGCAAAAAGGGGGTGCCATCGGCATCCTGACGCAGAACGTGCTGGACAGACGCGAACTGTATGAACAGGCAGTGGTACTGGCACTGGTTCCGTTCCGTAACAAAGAACTGTATCTGAACCCACCACTGAAGCAGCAAGTATAA
- a CDS encoding LamB/YcsF family protein, with protein MNQLYVDLNCDMGESFGAWHMGNDSELLQHVSSANIACGYHAGDPATMKKTLRLALERGVAVGAHPGLPDLTGFGRREMAVSAEEVYDMVVYQVGALAGFAKAEGAVLHHVKPHGALYNMAATNQQLAAAIAEAVSKVGSELILYGLAGSELIRAGEKYGLRTASEVFADRTYQQDGTLTARLQPDALISDHEVAVQQVLRMVKEGKVVSLQGAEVAIKAETICIHGDGPQALPFAQLIRERLTAEGITLTAP; from the coding sequence ATGAATCAACTTTACGTTGACCTGAACTGCGACATGGGCGAGAGCTTTGGGGCGTGGCATATGGGCAATGACAGCGAGCTGCTGCAGCATGTGAGCTCAGCTAATATTGCCTGTGGTTACCATGCCGGTGATCCTGCCACTATGAAAAAGACCCTGCGGCTGGCACTGGAAAGAGGCGTGGCTGTTGGCGCCCACCCCGGCTTGCCTGATCTGACAGGTTTCGGAAGAAGAGAGATGGCTGTGTCTGCAGAGGAAGTGTATGATATGGTGGTATACCAGGTTGGCGCCTTGGCAGGTTTTGCCAAAGCCGAGGGAGCAGTGCTGCACCATGTTAAACCGCACGGAGCACTTTATAATATGGCAGCCACGAATCAGCAACTGGCAGCGGCCATTGCCGAAGCTGTATCTAAAGTCGGGTCTGAGCTTATACTTTACGGACTTGCCGGTAGCGAACTTATTCGTGCCGGAGAAAAGTATGGCCTTAGAACAGCCAGCGAAGTTTTTGCCGATCGCACCTATCAGCAGGATGGCACCCTTACCGCTCGTCTGCAACCCGACGCACTTATTTCGGACCATGAGGTGGCGGTGCAGCAGGTATTACGCATGGTAAAAGAAGGCAAGGTGGTATCGCTGCAAGGAGCAGAAGTGGCGATAAAAGCGGAGACAATCTGTATCCACGGGGACGGCCCGCAAGCGCTTCCCTTTGCTCAACTCATCCGTGAGCGCCTCACCGCCGAAGGAATCACCCTTACAGCACCCTAA
- a CDS encoding ZIP family metal transporter, whose translation MESIASLLKDINPVYAALIATTFTWLVTALGAAMVFFFRDLNRAWQDIMLGFTGGVMLAASFWSLLNPAIEYAEEMYPGFGWLPAAVGFLGGSLFLFGLDKLAPHLHINFKESEKEGVATHWHRPTLLILAITIHNIPEGLAVGVLFGAAANGVDGVSITSAIVLAFGIGLQNFPEGFAVAMPLRRLGVSRLKGFWYGQLSAIVEPLAGVIGAAAVTYMRPILPYALAFAAGAMIYVVVEEVIPETQRDKYTDQAVLGLIVGFTIMMVLDVSLG comes from the coding sequence ATGGAAAGCATTGCGTCACTCCTAAAAGATATAAACCCTGTTTATGCTGCCCTGATTGCTACTACTTTTACCTGGTTGGTAACAGCCTTAGGTGCTGCTATGGTTTTCTTTTTCCGGGATCTGAACAGGGCATGGCAGGATATTATGCTTGGCTTTACGGGTGGGGTGATGTTGGCGGCCAGCTTTTGGTCTTTGCTTAACCCTGCCATAGAGTATGCGGAGGAGATGTATCCTGGCTTTGGCTGGCTGCCGGCAGCCGTAGGTTTTCTCGGAGGGTCACTCTTCCTATTTGGCCTGGATAAATTGGCTCCGCACCTGCACATTAACTTTAAGGAGAGTGAGAAGGAGGGAGTCGCTACCCATTGGCACCGGCCCACCTTGCTTATACTTGCTATCACTATTCATAACATACCTGAAGGACTTGCTGTGGGCGTACTTTTTGGAGCCGCAGCAAACGGAGTAGACGGTGTGTCTATAACCTCAGCCATTGTATTGGCCTTTGGTATCGGCTTGCAAAACTTTCCGGAAGGATTTGCCGTGGCTATGCCATTACGCCGGTTGGGGGTTAGTCGGCTTAAAGGCTTTTGGTACGGACAGTTGTCCGCCATTGTAGAGCCATTGGCCGGTGTTATTGGTGCCGCTGCCGTTACGTACATGCGGCCTATACTTCCGTACGCACTTGCTTTTGCTGCCGGAGCCATGATTTACGTGGTAGTAGAAGAGGTGATACCTGAGACGCAGCGTGACAAGTATACGGACCAGGCGGTGCTCGGCCTTATCGTTGGCTTTACCATTATGATGGTGCTTGACGTGTCATTGGGCTAG
- a CDS encoding Mut7-C RNAse domain-containing protein, whose translation MNPQAATFRFYGALNDFLHKRQKGHAINYSFKGSPAIKDAIEAIGVPHPEVDVVLVNQSKVLFSYTLQAGDVVEIFPVQAEREWPTGYVSEEQNPPPHRFVLDVHLGTLAKSLRMLGFDTFYKTDLSDSEIARIAAEEKRVVLTRDVGLLKQKSIRWGYWLRSQHTEEQLEEVVQRYKLQHSFNPLVLCLVCNVRVEEVPKQEVLEELPPKTRLYFNEFYRCPSCCRVYWKGSHYERMQLFVAKVQRM comes from the coding sequence ATGAATCCGCAAGCAGCTACGTTCAGGTTTTATGGTGCACTAAATGATTTTCTGCACAAGCGCCAGAAGGGGCATGCTATTAACTACTCTTTTAAAGGATCTCCTGCCATAAAAGATGCTATTGAGGCGATAGGCGTTCCGCACCCGGAGGTAGATGTGGTGCTTGTTAATCAAAGTAAGGTTTTATTCAGCTACACACTACAGGCAGGTGATGTGGTGGAAATATTCCCGGTGCAGGCAGAGCGGGAGTGGCCAACGGGCTATGTTTCTGAGGAGCAGAATCCGCCGCCCCACCGCTTTGTTTTGGATGTGCACCTGGGAACGCTCGCCAAAAGCTTGCGCATGCTGGGTTTTGACACTTTTTACAAGACAGACCTTTCTGATAGCGAAATTGCCAGAATTGCTGCTGAGGAGAAACGGGTAGTACTGACACGCGACGTAGGGTTGCTAAAGCAGAAAAGTATAAGGTGGGGCTATTGGCTACGCTCCCAGCATACAGAAGAGCAGCTGGAGGAGGTAGTGCAGCGCTATAAACTCCAACATAGTTTTAACCCGCTTGTGCTGTGCCTGGTGTGTAATGTGCGGGTTGAGGAGGTGCCAAAGCAGGAAGTACTCGAGGAGCTGCCTCCCAAAACCAGGTTATACTTTAACGAGTTCTACCGCTGCCCTTCTTGCTGCCGTGTTTACTGGAAAGGTTCTCATTATGAGCGGATGCAGCTGTTTGTAGCAAAGGTGCAGAGAATGTAA
- the pxpB gene encoding 5-oxoprolinase subunit PxpB, producing MPDITQNPPLLLCPLGDSAVELQLGDEIDIKTHHRLQAVAQVLEQHPFKGMVEFVPAFTTLTVYYDPWVLSQQGKLDAYSEVVRQLEVLVEQAEEINPEPAKVVEVPVVYGGTYGPDLQDVAAHNGLSSEEVIRIHSSGTYLVHMIGFAPGFPYLGGMDSRIATPRKANPRASIPTGSVGIAGAQTGVYPISTPGGWQLIGRTPLLLFNPNREEPSLLHAGDEVRFVPISEEQYLARKEEQV from the coding sequence ATGCCTGACATCACACAAAACCCGCCACTTCTCCTGTGCCCGCTAGGTGACAGCGCCGTGGAGCTGCAGTTAGGAGATGAGATCGATATAAAGACCCACCACCGCCTACAAGCTGTGGCTCAAGTTCTGGAGCAGCATCCTTTTAAAGGTATGGTAGAGTTTGTACCTGCCTTCACCACTCTCACTGTTTATTACGACCCTTGGGTACTGAGCCAGCAGGGTAAACTGGATGCTTACAGTGAAGTGGTGCGGCAACTGGAGGTGCTGGTTGAGCAGGCAGAGGAAATAAATCCTGAACCTGCCAAGGTAGTGGAGGTGCCGGTGGTGTATGGTGGTACGTATGGCCCCGATCTACAGGATGTGGCAGCGCATAATGGCTTAAGTTCAGAGGAAGTTATTCGCATCCACAGCAGTGGAACTTACCTGGTGCACATGATCGGCTTTGCTCCTGGCTTTCCGTACCTGGGTGGCATGGACAGTAGAATTGCGACTCCACGAAAAGCAAACCCGAGAGCAAGTATACCTACCGGTAGCGTAGGCATTGCAGGAGCACAAACAGGTGTATATCCCATCAGTACCCCCGGTGGCTGGCAACTTATTGGTCGTACCCCGCTGCTGCTTTTCAACCCAAACCGCGAGGAGCCAAGCTTGCTGCATGCAGGTGACGAGGTGCGCTTCGTGCCGATAAGCGAGGAGCAGTACCTGGCCCGGAAGGAGGAGCAGGTATGA
- a CDS encoding biotin-dependent carboxyltransferase family protein → MSIRIQKSGLLTTVQDLGRYGHQKQGVVVGGAMDKLALRIANLLVGNEEDAAVLEISMQGPELQFETDCIIALAGADLSPSINNEPVRPWRPILVKAGSVLRYGRPQQGNYSYLAVAGGIAASVIMGSSSTYLRAQIGGLEGRALRSGDKLGFGETSDISKRLLSTLLLQTGKEGTFTEALWWPEPELLPKYEQSPTLRAVQGLEYYWFAENSQSYIWEQKYKLTHQSDRMGYRLQGTMLALAEERELLSTAVSFGTVQVPPQGNPIILMADCQTTGGYPRIAQVILADLSKLAQVQPGSIIRFEEVSLEEAHQLYYQQEKQVLALKQAIHYKLNQV, encoded by the coding sequence ATGAGTATAAGGATACAGAAGTCGGGCTTGCTTACAACTGTACAAGACCTGGGCCGCTACGGCCATCAAAAGCAGGGTGTGGTGGTTGGTGGCGCTATGGATAAACTTGCGCTGCGCATAGCCAACCTGCTGGTCGGAAATGAGGAAGATGCTGCCGTACTTGAAATTTCAATGCAAGGGCCGGAGCTGCAGTTTGAGACTGACTGTATCATAGCCCTGGCTGGAGCTGACCTATCCCCAAGTATAAATAACGAACCCGTACGCCCTTGGAGACCTATATTGGTGAAGGCTGGTAGTGTGCTCCGCTATGGCAGACCGCAGCAGGGAAATTATTCTTACCTGGCAGTTGCCGGAGGTATAGCGGCATCGGTAATAATGGGCAGTAGCTCAACGTATCTGCGTGCCCAAATTGGTGGCTTGGAGGGTAGAGCCTTGCGTAGCGGAGATAAGCTAGGCTTTGGTGAAACAAGTGATATCAGTAAGCGACTGTTGAGTACACTGTTGCTGCAGACAGGGAAAGAAGGGACATTTACAGAGGCTTTGTGGTGGCCCGAGCCGGAGCTGCTACCTAAGTATGAACAAAGTCCGACGCTTCGTGCGGTGCAGGGGCTGGAGTATTACTGGTTTGCTGAGAACAGCCAGAGCTACATCTGGGAGCAAAAGTATAAACTCACCCATCAGTCAGACAGGATGGGTTACCGCCTGCAGGGGACTATGCTGGCACTGGCAGAGGAAAGGGAGTTGCTGTCTACGGCGGTAAGTTTCGGAACGGTGCAGGTGCCGCCTCAAGGTAACCCGATCATCCTCATGGCTGATTGCCAAACCACCGGAGGTTACCCACGCATTGCCCAGGTTATATTGGCCGATCTTTCGAAGCTGGCACAGGTGCAACCCGGCAGCATCATTCGATTTGAAGAGGTAAGCCTGGAAGAGGCACACCAGTTATACTATCAACAGGAAAAACAGGTGCTTGCGCTGAAGCAGGCTATCCATTATAAGCTTAACCAAGTATGA